Proteins co-encoded in one Metabacillus sp. KUDC1714 genomic window:
- a CDS encoding polysaccharide deacetylase family protein produces MPKVMLAFPEGKHKVLTLSYDDGRAADRKLVDILNQYGIKGTFHINSGLLGVGDRISQEEIIELYDGHEVSAHTVTHPTIARSPKEQLVEEIIDDRKGLERIVEYPVRGLSYPNGSFNRLIKEVLPYLGIEYGRTVHSTGDFSMPDDFFEWNPTCHHNKNLMKLAEDFINLQKKQYLYMMYVWGHSYEFDNDQNWELIESFCQFVGNRNDFWYATNIEIVDYMKAFQNLKFSADSQFVYNPSVLSVWLSIDGNIVNVPGGSQVALI; encoded by the coding sequence ATGCCAAAAGTAATGTTAGCATTTCCTGAAGGAAAACATAAAGTATTAACTTTAAGCTATGATGATGGAAGAGCAGCTGATAGGAAATTAGTAGACATCTTAAATCAATATGGGATAAAGGGAACATTCCATATTAATTCAGGGTTATTAGGGGTTGGAGATCGCATCTCACAGGAGGAAATAATAGAGTTGTACGATGGGCACGAGGTTTCTGCCCATACCGTTACACATCCAACAATTGCAAGATCACCAAAAGAACAATTAGTTGAGGAAATAATCGACGATCGTAAAGGTTTAGAGAGAATAGTCGAGTATCCAGTTAGAGGGTTGTCCTATCCGAATGGTTCTTTCAATCGTCTTATTAAAGAGGTTTTGCCATATCTCGGTATAGAGTATGGTAGGACAGTACATTCAACAGGCGATTTTTCAATGCCTGATGATTTTTTTGAATGGAATCCAACCTGCCATCACAATAAGAATTTAATGAAACTCGCAGAAGATTTTATAAACCTTCAGAAAAAACAATACCTATACATGATGTATGTATGGGGACATAGCTATGAGTTTGACAATGACCAAAACTGGGAACTAATCGAAAGTTTTTGTCAATTTGTCGGCAATCGAAATGATTTTTGGTATGCAACAAATATTGAAATTGTTGACTATATGAAGGCGTTTCAAAACCTAAAATTTTCTGCAGATAGTCAATTTGTCTATAATCCATCAGTTTTGTCTGTTTGGCTTAGTATTGATGGCAACATAGTGAATGTACCTGGTGGAAGTCAAGTGGCTTTAATATAA
- a CDS encoding DUF1961 family protein, whose product MHSYLFERGKRLYLNSLSSTNDIADWLIEGEAKVSFEENRLQLENKLDPSVHGDNSHWVFWCPINFPDKVIIEWEFYPIREPGLCMLFFAATGRNGEDLFSPKLPKRNGRYPEYHSGAINTLHLSYFRHKHADERAFRTCNLRKSYGFHLAAIGADPLPPVEDAIPPYKMKLIKYEGIVQFTINQLPVLEWVDDGTEYGSILSGGKIGFRQMAPMKAAYRNFQVHEAILSKLNKLK is encoded by the coding sequence TCATCAACGAATGATATTGCTGATTGGTTAATAGAAGGTGAAGCAAAAGTTAGTTTTGAAGAAAATCGTCTCCAATTAGAAAATAAATTAGATCCATCAGTACATGGAGATAATTCTCATTGGGTATTTTGGTGCCCAATTAACTTTCCAGATAAAGTGATAATCGAATGGGAATTTTATCCGATAAGGGAACCTGGTCTTTGTATGCTATTTTTTGCTGCAACAGGACGTAATGGTGAAGATTTGTTCAGTCCTAAGCTTCCTAAAAGAAACGGTAGGTACCCTGAATATCATTCAGGAGCAATTAATACTTTGCATTTATCCTATTTTCGACATAAACATGCTGATGAAAGAGCATTTCGAACTTGTAATTTACGAAAAAGCTATGGCTTTCATTTAGCAGCTATTGGAGCTGATCCCTTGCCCCCTGTTGAGGATGCAATACCACCATATAAAATGAAGCTAATTAAATATGAAGGAATCGTTCAATTTACGATCAATCAATTACCGGTATTAGAATGGGTAGATGATGGAACCGAATATGGAAGCATATTATCTGGAGGGAAAATTGGGTTTCGACAAATGGCTCCGATGAAGGCAGCTTACCGTAATTTTCAAGTGCATGAGGCAATTTTGTCTAAACTAAATAAGTTGAAATGA
- a CDS encoding YesL family protein, producing the protein MQMNGLVGGFYKISEWIMKLAYVNLLWILFTLVGLIVFGFFPATTAMLAVIRKLIMGETDIPVFKTFLTSYKKEFKISNLIGIIMFVVGYILYFDLSIVREANGLIRLIYFPLLMIFFGYVLTSFYFFPVIVHYETKIFQAIKNSFIIMILHPLSTIMMVIGIVAIYFLMITIPGLIPIFCGSIPAFVIMWSALLAFSKIEKKQEVIPLQK; encoded by the coding sequence ATGCAAATGAATGGATTAGTAGGTGGCTTTTATAAAATATCAGAATGGATTATGAAACTAGCATATGTAAACTTATTATGGATTTTATTTACACTTGTTGGATTAATCGTTTTCGGTTTTTTTCCAGCAACCACAGCTATGCTTGCAGTGATTCGAAAGTTAATTATGGGGGAAACAGATATCCCTGTTTTTAAAACTTTTCTAACCTCATATAAGAAAGAGTTCAAGATAAGCAATCTAATAGGAATCATAATGTTTGTTGTTGGATATATTTTGTATTTTGACCTTTCTATTGTTAGGGAAGCAAATGGATTGATAAGGCTAATTTATTTTCCATTGTTAATGATCTTTTTTGGGTATGTCTTAACATCATTTTATTTTTTCCCCGTCATTGTCCATTATGAAACGAAGATTTTTCAGGCAATAAAAAACTCATTTATTATTATGATTTTACACCCATTATCAACGATCATGATGGTAATTGGGATAGTAGCAATTTATTTCTTAATGATAACCATTCCTGGATTAATTCCAATTTTTTGCGGAAGCATCCCCGCATTTGTCATTATGTGGTCTGCACTTCTCGCCTTTTCAAAAATTGAGAAAAAGCAAGAAGTGATCCCTCTCCAAAAATAG